The proteins below come from a single Nitrospirota bacterium genomic window:
- a CDS encoding glycosyltransferase family 39 protein, with translation MTLDRGEERPSPSWYPLGGLAVLLISSAVLRLPFWADRLFHLDSLGYAGCTGCPGPGVAHPPGFIGYCTLTSIAHCLTGKRIFSMVLVSFLSTMGSIALCWRLARSVGMDWKRAFLSTAAYSLSINTLYYSTVGLSYAVEGFFATAVGFLAFRTLRKRTWRDAVALTAAWGLGGAIRPTTTVFLAPLWLYCCLHVRPRWRVLGVNGILAAALIAPWVYGNHHFLMKHGGGQSFEFQAGLAGNYDPATLLKIVPGPYANVKGMGYHWPFIEVAVYVDDRLGTHLFPRRERWADPSLRHALRIAAYQILKVGFYAGVSAPVLLPFLFMLFTRIPVSRRSSATPARPDEPLRRGGDWTKPVFYILWFTPALLFFVVGHMGSFGYLQVFLSGLIVACYEYTWTRPNGNGYSLRLATVSKVLAIVLPLGGGAFFLLGRPLQSQSNAATLATVALFQYTGPAILMRYNVSRADLIVERMQGGKPWWRTELPHRTFDE, from the coding sequence TTGACGTTGGATCGCGGCGAGGAGCGTCCCTCGCCTTCCTGGTACCCGCTGGGGGGCTTGGCGGTTCTGCTGATCTCATCGGCGGTTCTCCGACTGCCTTTCTGGGCCGATCGGCTGTTCCATTTGGATTCTTTGGGATATGCGGGGTGCACGGGCTGCCCGGGACCGGGAGTTGCGCACCCGCCGGGGTTCATCGGCTATTGTACGTTGACATCCATCGCCCATTGCCTGACCGGAAAGCGGATATTTTCCATGGTGCTGGTTTCCTTCCTTTCCACGATGGGATCCATCGCCCTCTGTTGGCGGCTCGCCCGGAGCGTCGGGATGGATTGGAAACGGGCCTTCCTCTCGACGGCTGCCTACTCGCTCAGTATCAACACTCTCTACTATAGCACCGTCGGTCTCAGCTACGCCGTGGAGGGATTTTTTGCCACCGCGGTTGGCTTCCTCGCGTTCCGTACGCTCCGGAAACGGACCTGGCGTGACGCCGTCGCCCTGACCGCGGCATGGGGTCTCGGCGGCGCTATTCGTCCCACGACGACGGTCTTTCTCGCCCCTTTGTGGCTGTACTGCTGCCTGCACGTCCGACCTCGATGGAGGGTTCTGGGGGTGAACGGTATTTTGGCCGCGGCCCTGATCGCCCCATGGGTCTACGGCAACCACCACTTCCTCATGAAACATGGAGGGGGGCAGTCATTTGAATTTCAGGCGGGACTGGCCGGCAACTATGATCCGGCCACTCTTCTCAAGATCGTCCCCGGCCCATACGCGAATGTGAAGGGGATGGGTTATCACTGGCCCTTCATTGAGGTGGCGGTGTATGTGGATGATCGGCTGGGTACGCACCTTTTCCCGCGTCGTGAGAGGTGGGCGGATCCGTCGCTGAGGCACGCCCTTCGAATCGCGGCCTATCAAATTCTCAAGGTTGGTTTCTACGCGGGGGTCTCCGCTCCGGTGCTCCTCCCCTTCCTTTTCATGCTGTTCACGCGCATTCCTGTCAGCCGCAGGTCGAGCGCAACGCCGGCCCGACCCGACGAACCGCTCCGCCGGGGAGGAGATTGGACGAAGCCGGTCTTCTACATCTTGTGGTTCACTCCTGCATTACTGTTCTTCGTTGTGGGGCACATGGGGTCGTTCGGGTACCTCCAAGTCTTTCTCTCCGGACTGATCGTTGCCTGCTACGAATATACATGGACAAGGCCGAACGGGAATGGATATTCTCTTCGTCTGGCGACCGTCTCGAAAGTTCTTGCCATCGTTTTGCCGCTCGGTGGGGGAGCCTTTTTCCTCCTCGGGCGACCGCTTCAGAGTCAATCCAATGCGGCAACTCTGGCGACGGTGGCTTTGTTTCAATACACGGGACCCGCCATCCTGATGCGCTACAATGTCTCTCGCGCCGACCTGATCGTTGAACGCATGCAGGGCGGGAAGCCGTGGTGGCGCACCGAACTGCCTCATAGGACCTTCGACGAGTAG
- the dctP gene encoding TRAP transporter substrate-binding protein DctP, with protein MLRIPKYSTCFALMLLASSASAQPQGSYVLKVGTLAPKGSTWERVVADSFNEINQLTSGKMKFQMYAGGVLGDEKDMVRKMRIGQLDGGGFTVLGAEEIAPEVSILELPFLFNSLQEVDQVRAFMKEELGKLFLERGFILLSLIDQAGFIQAYSKEKVTNLADIRRQKPWVWAGAKVHYETWKAMDINPTPLPVPEVLSGLQTGLVNFITTTPLACVALQWYTQVKYVFKVDLRYEPGVVVIAKKPFDALPKEYRDIILQVNAKYQPSIIQVAREDDEKALFGMRKKGIGIVIPTKEARDEMIKLTKNSVPEALIRDKFFTRELYEKVLTRLSRPMGG; from the coding sequence ATGCTCCGAATTCCGAAATATTCCACCTGCTTTGCACTGATGCTGCTCGCTTCTTCGGCCTCGGCCCAACCCCAAGGCTCATACGTGTTGAAAGTCGGCACCCTCGCCCCGAAGGGCTCGACGTGGGAACGCGTTGTGGCAGATTCGTTCAATGAAATCAACCAGTTGACCAGCGGGAAGATGAAGTTTCAGATGTACGCAGGCGGCGTGCTCGGTGACGAAAAGGACATGGTTCGAAAAATGAGAATCGGACAGTTGGACGGCGGGGGATTCACCGTTCTGGGCGCGGAGGAAATCGCCCCGGAAGTTTCGATCCTCGAACTTCCCTTCCTGTTCAATTCACTCCAAGAGGTCGATCAGGTGAGGGCGTTCATGAAGGAAGAACTCGGCAAGCTGTTTCTGGAGCGCGGGTTCATCCTGCTCAGTCTGATCGATCAAGCCGGGTTCATCCAAGCCTACTCGAAGGAGAAAGTGACGAACCTTGCGGACATTCGCCGGCAGAAGCCGTGGGTATGGGCCGGCGCCAAGGTCCACTACGAAACCTGGAAAGCGATGGACATCAATCCCACGCCTCTGCCGGTGCCGGAGGTTCTCTCAGGCCTTCAAACCGGGCTGGTGAATTTCATCACGACCACGCCTCTCGCGTGTGTCGCCCTTCAGTGGTACACGCAGGTCAAGTATGTGTTCAAAGTCGATCTGCGTTATGAACCTGGGGTGGTGGTCATTGCGAAGAAACCCTTCGATGCCCTCCCGAAGGAGTACCGGGACATCATCCTTCAGGTCAACGCGAAGTATCAACCTTCCATCATTCAGGTGGCTCGCGAGGACGACGAAAAAGCCCTCTTCGGCATGCGGAAGAAAGGGATTGGAATCGTGATCCCCACCAAGGAAGCACGGGACGAAATGATCAAGCTGACGAAGAATTCAGTCCCGGAAGCGCTGATTCGCGACAAGTTCTTCACCCGCGAGCTGTACGAGAAGGTTCTGACCCGGCTGTCGCGGCCCATGGGGGGCTGA
- a CDS encoding acyltransferase family protein, translating into MTKRTALSAREIDTLLDARLQARSRQFRSKLDETLNRIQKKIDRPPSWAKGGMQSLEELESDLAVLRKFVSSDGQGHIPAPGPQRPASLPRDERPATRTGEPAEPTKTRPDLSLIDRALQSFYRLRMILRSEQVDEYGLDPVFFDFVKPIVEFFYRKYFRVDVKGLEHVPSEGRGLLVGNHSGVLPYDGMMVCAAVMFDHPSGRIPRFLAEDMFSNYPILSPMMTKGGTVRACQENAERLLRNDQLVAVFPEGVKGIGKLYRERYHLQRFGRGGFIRLALRTRAPLIPVAVVGAEESMPMIAKSDLLARIIGIPYFPITPNMLFLTPLLGPTGGLVPFPTKWTIEFGEPILLPSNVLGAPDEDLKVNLYKEDIRDRLQEMINGLVKKRKSVWWG; encoded by the coding sequence GTGACCAAGCGCACCGCTCTCTCCGCCCGCGAGATCGACACCCTGCTCGATGCCCGGCTCCAGGCACGAAGCCGGCAGTTCCGTTCAAAACTCGATGAGACCCTCAACCGTATCCAGAAGAAGATCGATCGGCCACCTTCCTGGGCCAAAGGAGGGATGCAGTCCTTGGAGGAGTTGGAGAGCGATCTTGCGGTGCTCCGGAAATTTGTTTCGTCGGACGGTCAGGGTCACATCCCAGCGCCGGGCCCGCAGCGGCCAGCCTCCCTTCCCAGGGATGAGCGCCCGGCAACTCGTACCGGCGAACCGGCAGAACCCACCAAGACTCGTCCCGATCTATCCCTGATCGACCGTGCCCTTCAATCGTTCTACCGCCTGCGCATGATTCTCCGGTCGGAGCAGGTGGACGAGTACGGACTCGACCCCGTGTTCTTCGATTTCGTCAAACCCATCGTCGAATTCTTCTACCGGAAATATTTCCGCGTGGACGTCAAAGGGCTTGAGCATGTTCCTTCCGAGGGTCGGGGGCTTCTCGTCGGAAACCATTCGGGGGTCCTGCCCTACGACGGGATGATGGTGTGCGCCGCCGTCATGTTCGACCATCCCAGCGGGCGCATTCCGAGATTCCTGGCGGAGGACATGTTCAGCAACTACCCGATCCTCTCGCCCATGATGACGAAAGGCGGCACCGTCCGCGCGTGCCAGGAAAACGCCGAACGCCTGCTCCGCAACGATCAGCTCGTGGCCGTCTTCCCCGAGGGAGTCAAAGGCATCGGCAAGCTTTATCGCGAGCGGTATCACCTTCAGCGGTTCGGCCGGGGCGGATTCATTCGCCTGGCGCTCCGCACACGGGCGCCTTTGATCCCCGTGGCGGTCGTCGGCGCCGAGGAAAGCATGCCCATGATCGCCAAATCCGACCTCCTCGCGCGGATCATCGGCATCCCCTACTTCCCCATCACGCCGAACATGCTGTTTCTGACCCCGTTGCTGGGGCCGACCGGAGGGCTCGTCCCCTTCCCCACCAAGTGGACCATTGAGTTCGGTGAACCGATCCTTCTTCCATCCAACGTCCTCGGGGCGCCGGACGAAGACTTGAAGGTCAATCTCTACAAAGAAGATATTCGGGACCGACTTCAGGAGATGATCAACGGACTTGTGAAGAAAAGAAAATCGGTCTGGTGGGGCTAG
- a CDS encoding phasin family protein, protein MKTTAPKETQEEEARIIKRYPNRKLYDTSRSKYIKLDEIADLIREGQEIRIIDNDTDEDLTSVILTQVIYEEQKKKKSLLPIQPLRGLIQSFAHTKVGERFQESTARFRELLEEYLTPSGQLLFPGREELEKHIEKLIKRGQITSEDGRRFIQGVLKVSRRSVDEIQKRIDVSMKNALARLNIPTKRDVEALRRRVDELIRRLDHRRRKY, encoded by the coding sequence ATGAAGACGACGGCACCGAAAGAAACGCAGGAGGAAGAGGCAAGGATCATCAAGCGATATCCCAATCGCAAGCTCTACGACACGTCGAGAAGCAAGTACATCAAGCTGGACGAAATTGCGGACCTCATTCGCGAAGGGCAGGAGATCCGGATCATCGACAACGATACCGACGAAGACCTGACGTCCGTCATCCTCACTCAAGTGATCTATGAGGAGCAGAAAAAGAAGAAGAGCTTGCTGCCCATCCAACCTCTCAGGGGCCTGATCCAGTCCTTCGCGCACACCAAAGTGGGCGAGCGGTTCCAGGAGAGCACGGCGCGGTTCAGGGAGTTGCTGGAGGAATATCTGACGCCCAGCGGCCAGCTCCTGTTTCCCGGTCGGGAGGAGTTGGAGAAACACATCGAGAAGCTGATCAAGCGGGGTCAGATCACCTCCGAGGACGGCAGGCGATTCATCCAGGGAGTCCTCAAGGTGTCCCGCCGGAGCGTGGATGAAATTCAAAAGCGCATCGACGTCAGCATGAAGAACGCCCTCGCCCGCCTCAATATCCCCACGAAGAGAGACGTCGAAGCCCTGCGCCGACGGGTCGACGAGCTCATCCGTCGGTTGGACCATAGACGCCGGAAGTATTGA